tggatagaaccaaggtcttgcatggtcctcggactcaaacctatggggaaaccaactatttcaaaaatacaagttttggacagaaccaaggtcttgcatggtcctcggactcaaacctatggggaaaccaactactttaagaaaatctaaattttggatagaactaaagtcttgcatagtcctcagactcaaacctatagggaaaccaactatttcaaaaatataagttttggacagaaccaaggtcttgcatggtcctcggactcaaacctatagggaaactagtcactagaaaatggCTTAAGTCCTAGACAGAATGGAAATCCCGCAATGTCCTCGGATCCCTAGCTCTAAGGAAACTAACACAACCGAGTGTTTAGACCCGGTACAGTCatacctcggtcctcggaccgGATGCTAAAAAAGGTTAAGGCTATGAATGTTGTCAGGAACGTGGCAAAGCACCCTAGTGCTCGGCGACCCTCTTGGATAGATCATTTTAggttacccatcctcggatgatcACCCCATATGCAATACAGAGCATTCagctgttatctcggttagCCTTATATGGTTATCCTACTTcaagtcggcattattgtgcccgTCAGTTTTAATAAGTTCAAAGTGATAGCTCTTTGTTAACAagggtttcggccctaagtattgttcaaaagaaaaggacaccaacacatccattcacaaaataattattgtagaaaagaaagaacacacAAAATGGGATAAAGTCACCTTTTAttagacaaagaaatagtacagcgtacaataaGAGgtttaaacaagcctataccaAAAGCTAactacaaaagcaaaaagaaaaacaaaaagaaaaagatagagggGAACGATAAATCCTTCAAATTTTGCTCTGACAGCGACTAAGCACGTCAAGATGGccccagtgatggaagagaggaagaagcggggaTGCCTAATCCCCGTACCAGCTCTGACTGCAATCGAGCAGGTATCATATTAGCAGCAATCGAGAGAGAGCGAATGGTACCGACGATGAGAAATCTCAGTGCCATctcaccaaaaatctgatgcgacctccacctgcttcgaattttggctgaaggaagaagaggccCCTTTCTTGCCTTTATCAAGGGGAAGAAGTATCTTGAGTCTTTGTCTCCCTTACCCTGACCGGGCCAACTTGAGTCTCGGGGAAACCCAATACTTCTGGAGAGGGTGTGGTCCCTTTGACCTCATCCTGGACTTGACCATATCACTCCCTAGGACTTAGTCACAGTAATAGTGGGGACTTTGAGCACAACTGGAGGGTTAAGGATTTGAAAAGCTTAAAAGGTTTGTACATAAAGGAAATGACCTCCCACCGTGCTTCTTATATGGAGGGCAAGCCTGGCGGCATTTAATCTGTACGAATCTCCAAGAAAAACTACAAACGAGATAAGTCCCGCTCAATTCCCAAAGCAATTTTCAGCCGTTGGAATTGCGTCGCCTCGTAAAAAGACCTTATTAAAGGCGCGCCTCGTGTACCGAAACGGCAGGAGCACAATGTGGGTAAACcaaaagaatgtctcacaaCTAGGGGCGTGTCCCAGGCAAATGACGAGGCTCCGGCATTGATGAAGGACAAGtcttggcaaaccatgacaTAGGCCCGacgtcatcaaaaccctcctctccgtctGAGGagccggacagcaggattttgaggggctattgtggggccagagaatttgtgatctcggcccactttacattaggacCCAAGGCCCACGCCGAGGAAAGGTGTTGCCGAAGACATACAACAGAAGTCCAAGTGGCCaagagatatagccgaggacgattctgtcctcggcatcccaaaacgCTCCTAGAAGAAAGGGAGAGTACAGTATAGGAGCGGTTCATGGAAAAGCTAAACACCTCCGCATTGAtggggaaaggacccctgaacagtgtggtgacaaaggacaagggaaaggctaccattactgcaattaagtactctgcgcctgacagagtaatgcttttcagcttttacaaccacccccaaccactttgggtatggactgataggacaagtatcagtcatagaaagctgaacctacacgtggacgttggagggggggtaaaggctagtataaaaaggagaaggaagcaaTCCAAAAAGAGGGGTAgggccaaaaatcagagcctcccaggccgtgccgaggagaaagcCTTCTTGGGCAAGCATGGTTCTCCCCTGAGTGATTATcttgaacaccatgactaaccactgtccagtgaccaaggcctagccttttagcccattctctataaatttattgtttgggcctttaacgttcgaacccaatacaccaatttagggtcgttacaaattgagtccttacatatattatatatatactatttatttattttcaaaagtggtttgaatggaccaaagtggaccgatcGGGACCTAATAGGTCCGAACTGGACCGAATAGAGCCTAAATTAGACCGAACTGAACCAAATGGACCGAATGTAACCgaaatggaccgaataagaccaaaataGACTGAATTAGATCGAATATGATCAACgtggactgaataagaccaaagtagacaatcgaataggaccaaagtggaccgaataagaccaaaataGACCTAATTGGACCAAATAATAGAACcaagtggactgaataagaccGAAGTGtacagaatggaccgaataggaccaaacgGGACCAAATAAGACCAAACTGGACCTGATTGGACCGAATCGGACTAAAATAGACTAagtaggaccaaagtggactgaaaacaccgaatggaccaaataagaccaaagtagacataatggactgaatagaaccaaagtggactgaataggaccgaagtggacaaaatggactaaatagaaccaaagtggaccgtGGTACACAACGAAAATataagagaaacaaatttttggtggtaaaatttggtttaaaaatcaaataaatataataatgatGTTGTGAAGCCTTTAAAGTAAGGTAGCAAATATAGATATagaatatatatgatattaagttctatttattaatttttatttaaatatgcAATTCATgtatcataaataaatataggaCATTTAATGTTTGGCACCTTGTTATCAATCTAGGTTTCGATGTATTTTGCATCATAAAAAAGGGTGCACACATTTGTTATTGTAGTTGAATTTCTAGTTTGATTGCATGGAGGGCTCTACACATATTTGGCACGTGAAGATTGGATGATCTTCTTGTACTTGGTCATAGTGTGTTTCTCCTTCTATATGTCTCGCTAATGTTTCCACAATGGGTTTCCCATggcttgaaatttgaaattataactaCAATGTTGTTTAGTTTTTCTATGAGGGTTCTTGCTTCTTATATAGATGTAGGGGAAGCTTAGCCTAGATCTTTAAATCGTATATGATTTTTAGGAAAGTAAGTTAGCTACATATCCTTTATTGTGAAGGAATTTTTGTTGCATACAAACATGCTTTATCATacctaaacttttaaaaaatgaaatgtgTCATCTTGTTTGTATCATATTGCACCCATGCCTCATATGTATGCTCGTGCTTCCTTGTAACTTGTAAGAGATTTTAGCCTTGAATACTTTTCACGTAGTCTTATTAAATAGAATTAGCCACATCACAAGTcttctttaggaaaaaaaattgataaaacctTGTGCACACATCTACTTTGCCTCGAGCACTGTCACAGAGCATGCAAACAAACACTAAACCAACATGATAACTCATGTCTTTggtaataataaaatgatagtCCAATGATAATAAAATCATTTGTGGTAGCGCCTCATATCTGTGATTTGAACCTCACCTCCCACTCGAGACCTCTTAACTGTTTTCAAATGAAATATTCAAGGTTCAAATTCTCTCtcccccaactatcaaattatcaaaaaatttaaatttaaatcctaAACTTTCTATCATGTATATGACAATCAAATCTTCTATGCATCTCCATTATATTTCGTTGTAAGAAGTAAATTTGACCTATTTCCGTGCATAAACTAATGTTATTTTATCACTTAGCgttatatacttatatgtaCCAATGATATTGTACCTTacgttttttaaataaatttaatcatatagCATTAGAAGTTGTAACTATACTAAAGGAAGTGCATCAGCTAACAAGCCAATAAACTATATGGTTCTACTACATTTGCAATAAGTcatatgattgaatttaatcGAAAACTCTAAGATGTAAATGCCTAAGAATTTATACATAATTTGGCACCTAAAAATAAACATGGGCTTCTTTTCTCTCTTGTATCTTTTCCATTCATCATCTCTCCcatttaaacataaaataaaagtaatataattttagGCTCACTAATTAATCATGTAGAGGTAGGATTGTAAACAAGTTAAGTCAAGCTGGCTTAAAAGTTCATGATtcgttattttattttaatttcaacacAAACTCATCACTAAGTAAGACTTCATATTTAagtttagtttattttcttaCTGAAGAAAGAAGGGTTTGTTCACCAACTACTTGATTTTTGACTAATTCTTTCCCTATTATATAGTAAACAtaatgactaaatttttttgcacattcataaatttatactaataattaataactaaattacCGTCCAAGctatattatttgagttaattggatagaatgatttttttttaatataaatttataaaatttagattCACCACCCTCGCATTGTCAAAAATTATTTGTAACTTTTActatgaaatatattatttatattatcaataaattataaataataatttggtaTCTATTgaacttatttacaaaattaCACCATCAAATCTTAAgtccatataaatatatttttacacacacaaatctcaagttttatatatattgaaattgagTCTCATATTCATGaatttgttcaaaaaaaaaacaaaatgaatccAAGCAAAACTCAGTTTATAGTATTTATAGATTTAGAATTGGACCCATCTCCTTCTTATGAGTTTGGGTTTGTAGTATTTATAGATTAGGAATTGGGCCCATCTCCTGTAGTGGCGGCCCTCAATCAAAACTCAGCTCCCatctccttctttcttcttcttcctacGGTAGTCTGATTTGGGGTATAACATACCACtggaaagcaataaatcatcAGCAAAAACAAGGTTAGAACCTTCTTGTAACTCATTTCCAAACCCTTCTTTTGATAGGTTCTGTTGGTCATAATTTGTTTTGCAACTCACCAGTGAATGAATTACTACAGCAGGTAGTTTAAGTGTTGGTGAGAATTTGGGTTTGGTCGGAAAAAATTTCTGATTATGAATTAAATTGTACTTTATAGTTTGTAAAATCATATGTTAATTTCTAAGCCTAAGATGCTATGATCCTTAGAAAGAATTGTTAAAACTAGGAAATATGTTATTATGCTATAAGTTGATATGTTAAACTCATAAGTGGTtgttaagttttgttttttcaatgtCATGCCAGTGCTGTGGAGCCTCTTGATAGTTCAGTTacagttttgaatttttgttattggacTGCAATGGAGAGTAAGGTTCCAACTGATTTGAGTATTGCAATTTACAAAGTTTGGGATTATTGGTGTATGTGTCTCAAAGTTTGAGCTTTTCATTGTATTGGGTCTATCCGTTTGATTTTCAAATggtcttttttgtttgtgttcttgaCTAATCTGACATTGGAGACTTTTAATTTGAACTACCACATTCTTCAATTTGAATAGTTTTCTTGGAACGTGTTGTGTCAATTCTGTGATTTTATCCAGGTAGGCACTCTTCTTCTCTAtgaatttttctctttatattctTTTGTGTAGTTTTTGCGGTGAATTTTCCTATTAGCTATGATAATATTTAATGTTccaaattttttaccaaaaccaaTTAGACCACAATACCCAAACTGTATTTTTAGCTGGCGCTTCTTCATTCATAATATCTAATATCAtttgaccaattttttatttgaacctTTATTTTGAacgaaattatttatttttccttcattttcaatgcacaagttagcgactagttttatAGGAATAGTAGATTACTGTTGTTGAAACTTTGGTAGTTCACAACAGAGGAGAGGAACTCATTCAACACAATACAAGCTTTTCAGTCACAAACACAGTTGAACttgaagcaaaacaaaaatcatgtaCGTAGGGGTTAGCCGAAGGCTATGTCAGATCCAAAGACAGTTACAGTTACATACAATGTCGTCCCATGAGGGTCCAAGTGAGACCTTGAAGAGAAAGATTGCCGAATtgaagaagatgaggaaaaGCAAGAAGAACCTTAAGATAAAGAAGGACCAGTTCATTGTCGAAGTTCCCGAGTCCAAATCCTACCTTGACACTGCTTCTTTGCCTATGATTCTCACTGTTGTCGGCGTTGGCCTCTTCACTAAGCTCCTCATGATGgtactctctcttctcttctcttctattctccctttcttttcattttccacAACACCCATTTctcatttccctttttttctttctttctttatcaagCTAATTAAAGATTGCTTCATGTTGATATTCatattaattttgatgatgGGCATCTTTGTTGTCttagaaaaaagtaattttttgaatgtgggtcctaattttttttgtatataagaAAGGTGCATTGCCTTGATTAGAAAAATAGGAAttttgttgtgaattttttttttccatgacacccatttgtcatttttttttcttcttctttctataTGGACTAATTGAAGCTTGCTTcctattgattttcaaattaattttgacgggcattgtttttttttcttataaaaaagtcatttttgaatttattttttgtacatAAGAAGgtgcatcaattttttttttttttaaaaaaaatggaactttGTTGTGAAggtttcgtttttttttttatgaatcagagaattgatattattattattttttttttttttaatgaaacactGTAATTTTACAAACATGCAGTGGTAAGCTGCATACACAGAAACAGACACACTCAACTAATCATGATTTAGCCTAAACCTTACAAAGATAAAAGCTAAAACTCCAGATCATGACAGAACAGATAAGGGGATACCCCATGAAAAATTTCTTCCTTAGTTCTGATTACCTCCATCCTGATATTCCTATGTTTCCAAATGTTATATTATACAAGGCAACCTCAGATGTAAGATTGCACAACACTTCCATGAAGCTGTTAAGTGTTGCCTTTAAGGTTTTGAACGCCCCATTCAACTACATATTTTCAGCAGCATTCAGGTCTTGTAACAAGACACCTTCCATGATTTATTTCTAAATTCTGTTAGTAAATGCACACTCAAAGAATAAATGGCTTCTGCTCTCCCCTTATTGTCCCACTAGAGGAGTCTATCTCTAGTTGTCAACCTGTTTCTAAACACAAGCCAACTGATTAGGGCATGCTTTGGTATGGATAATTTGAACCATACTAGCTTTCACCAGTTAATCTCTGGATGCTTGGACTTGATTGTACCTGATTTAGAAATACTCCGAACAGCTTGATCTTTATCCCCAAACTTCACAAGACATAGCTCACTCTAGATGGACACGAGCATCTGATCAAGCAGGTTTCTAATACCAATCCTGCCTGTCAGCATAGTAGAAACTTTAGCATCCATAGTACTGCTTGCCACCAGTCATGTCAACCTCGTAGAAGTCTACCATCTCCTATTACAACTTTCAGATAAGGTCTAGCAAggtttcataattttaataattttctccAACCCCAAGTGCTTTCCTGAGGAACCTTAACAATCTAGAAACTCTTACCTTTCAAGATATTATTATGCACCCATGCTACCCACAAGGAACCTGCTTTTACAAACAGATTTCAAATATGTTTTATAACATTTGCCTTATTCCACTCAAGCCTCTTCAGACCCAAGCCACATTCCCATTTTGGAACACACAAAATCCCAATAAATGTTAACACCCTATAGCACCATAATCTTGGCCCTTCCACAGAAACCTATTAACTTTCTGCTTTATAATCTTAATGACTTCTAAGAAATTTGAACACACTAGCCTAGAAAAATGGGATACTATAGAGTACTAATTGCAGTAGTTGTAGTCTACTTGCAAATGGGAGCTTTTTACATTTCCAAGCATTTATCTTGGCAATGATTTTCTCGTTTAAGGGCTTACAATCCTGAACTGGAGTACTCAACTTGCCTGATATCAGAGTAGCACCCAAATACCTCACTTGTAACTTACCctctttgaaaatttaaccatcAAAAATCTGTTTTCTGGTAAAGGGAGAAGTGCCTGAGCCAAAAACTTCACTTCTCCTCGCTTATCCAAAAAAACACCTTCCACTTTTCGCATTCAAACCAGACATACTTTTGAATTCCTCCAACACTCCTTTTATTACTTGAATAGATGGAAGATCGGTAAAAACCACCAAATCATCTGTAAAACAAAGGTGGGTTAACTGTAAACATGTTGGCGTCTATGTTGGATAAAATAGCAAATgctttgtttttggtttgatttcCGTCATAGTTTTTTATAGCCAATTTTAGTCTAAGGAGTGGTTAATgtgaccttttttttaatgaaatggtgCACCAATTGAAAGGTTGGATTTTTGTTGTGGAGGCTTCATGTTGGCATCTTATGTTTGATAAGATACAAAATGTTGCCGTAGTTTTGCATAGGCAATTTTAGTCTATAGACTGGTTAACGTGATTTGAATCTTATGTGGTGTGGTGGCAGCACGATGATTCAAGGTCGCAGGAACTGATAGagcgaaaaataaagaatgcTCCTGCTGGGCAAGGCACAGTTAGAATGCTGAGTTGTGAGGAGTGGGAAGAAATTCGAGAAGTGAGGCCTAGAACTCCCTTTGAATCCAAGCTTGCGCGTCCTAATGCACGAATTAGAACTGGTGAACAACTACACAAGGTCAGGATCctgatcattttatatatactcTACTCTTCTTTCTTGCTTGGTTATTTTGTGGAGAAGATTGCTTATGGACATAGGCTATGACTCTAGTGTGCTTTGCTGTTCAATGTTATGCTTTATGACTTATGAGATCCTTTAATCCTCTAATCTATACAGGTCAATACCGCTCACACTAAGTTATAACTAATCTCTGTGGAATTAGTAGAATGTGAGAGTTTCATATATGCTTTTATATTCATTTGTTTAAGACACTCATTGCTGTTCCtttgataaaattcaaatacctttttttggggggagggaGGATGGCTGAAAGATCAAATGTGTTCATTCATCCTGTTTTGCTgaatttgaattatttcttTGCTATTGAGTGCATGCTTACATGATGTTGATCTTCAATGTtaatgttttcttaaaaatttggATTGCAATGGTTATATATAAACAACAATGCATTTTCAATTTCATGTTAATTATACAGTCCGTATTGATCATTAAGCAGCTTGAGGGATGAAGAAATTGGTTTGGTAATTTTAATCTCTggtttattttaaagaattggGAATGTTTTAAATGATCATCAAAatgttcttcttttatgtcTTATCTCATTCATTCTCTTGGATGTACTACATATACCTGGTTTTTCACTCCTATCCTATAAAAGCCGTAGCTTAACTATTCAGAATGCTCTATAGTCATCACTTTGAATTTTATCATCGTTATTACATGACTGCCAAATTGTTTTAATATCCATATTTCAATGTTGTTATATTGCTTTGGAGCATtggttggaaaattttgtagttCATGGAGACATTGCAAATGACCCGGTAATGTGTTTggataagcttttttttttttgcaataatcaagtaaaattttcttaacaACAATCTGGGAAAACCAGCAACAGCATCCAACAGGGACCTCAAATACAACACACACAGGTCAAAAGACCAGCAACCAGAATTACAACAGTTAAACCCCTCACCCTCACCAAGGTTAGCTACAAATCCACAATTTCAAACACTCAGAAAAAGCACAACTACAAACACCCTGAGCACAACACTCAGGATAAGCACTTAACACAGCCTTTATCTGCAATTCCCCCATATATAACAAATCTCTGTATTTGCTCTGGAGTCAGCGTAGGCCTTATCATCCTCAATTTGAGCTTTAACCTGTTTCCTGATTAGTTTCCCAATCTGTTCCCCAACTTTAACCATTCCCTGACATATGATAGCATTCCTGAGGGCTCAAATGAGCTTATTTTGATTggcttcttttgtttaaaacATAAGCTGtgtaaaaatatagttttgaggCCTTAAAAAGTTGCACTTGTAAAATAAGcaccccaaaacaaaacaaaacaaaacaaaaacaaaaaaaaaaaccttagccGAATACATTTTAATGGATAGTTGCTGAATGTTCTAACCTTGAATATGCATCTCTTAAATTTTAATCCAACataagacctttttttttataggtaaaaataatttaagtagACCTACGTTGATAAGTTACAGCGTTGATTGCATAATGTTCTTTCACTTGGGAACTTCTAGTTTCATCAGAGTCAACGCCATACAAGGAAGCCTTTAAACATCAAGCAAGAAATGATTATGTCAGTTCATGAAGCTTtatctacttaaaaaaaaaatgaaccttTATCTGCATACTGTTTGTGGGTCTCGTGGCACATTGACTGTTATGGTCTGGTTTCCCTGTGAGAGATTTTTTATTGAAGGATTCTGCATGATCAAACAACTTTAGACCATTTAATGTGAgggcttttttttcttcttgaaatgatacataaaaaaatgattctTCATTGGCTTGAATAAAGTTTTGATGTGCTTATGCATGTCACTAAGGTCATCTCATTTGTTTACTTCTCATGAAGAAAAGATATGATTGCCCCTTACGATGATGACACAAAATGCCCATGAGTGATGTCATTTACTTGTTTTGTGCAGGAGGATTTGAAGGATTGGACCATTGATGTGCTCACAGATGCACTCACCCGAGTTGAAGAAACTGCTAGACAGAGTTCCAAGTGACTCGACTTTGATGCCTGGTGTACATAATGATACATACTGTTGGAGAGTATAACACTGGAAATGTGCTGCCATTGCATTAAATTAGTTAGCCCTATACAAATGGCATCCGTAACTAACTCTATAAAAGTTTCAGTTCTTAAggctttttcttttgtttccccATGATATACCACATTTTTTAGTTGATTGGGTTGAGAAAAGAAGGATGATTGAATGGCTGTAACTTCTTCAAACTTTTATGTTCACATATACTTGGGCTTCTTCGGTTATCAAGTTTACTTTTAAAGCTGATATGAATCATATAGTTGCATAAAAATTAAGTAGATGATAGTTATGTGGCTGGCATGCATTTCATGTTATGGTTGCTAGGATGAGTGGTGGAAGCAGATTGATTATGCACAATGTTGTTTGATAAATGGGTTTTATTAGGATTGGAATTTCAAATGCAAACTATGACTCCTTTTGCGAAGAAAAACCGGGAAAGGATCCTTTGCCGAAGTTAAATGGCAGAGAAGTACAATCTTAAAAATGTATAAACGTCCAAATGTTAGAAAAGCTGTTGCCCTTATGACCCCGTCAACTCAATCGCGTTATTGTGGCCTATGTTGTTGGCTACTACAAAGCTTTGGCTTTGGCATTGGCAatgctaattaaaaaaatatggatcATCTATCTGGTCTCTCCTAATTCTCGATCTGATTTTGATACCATTAGCGCTAAAAGTGTAGCTAGTTATGTTACATCTCCAGTGTGTCCTGAGTCTCCTGACTTATACTACCTTCTATTTAAGCATTAGTATGCACAGGATAATGTCAATTTGGGGAATATATTTAGATAGAACACTGCTCCAGTGATCTTCCAATCTGATCATCCATGGACTAATAACGTCAGCTAGCCCATGTAGAATCTCAATGAACACCCACCAAACAGTTAATAGGCAATGAGCTAGAAAGCAGAGCTCATATACTAGCAATTCCCACAACTATAATTTAACCAATTTTCGtagtttttctgcaaaaaaatCCATCCAAACGCTCTGCATTTAGATTAAGCTTTATAAATGGGTTAAGCTTGTATCTAGTGCATCAGTGTATTAGACATGTAAAGATGCGAACACGTGTCCTataaaaatcgagtcttttaaaAGCTATACATGaacaaataagctaaataaaCTTCGAGAAAACGGTAAATGTAAAACAGTAACCCCACAATGTAGCTCCTCCTCACCTTTGAATTAATGTGATACAACATAATCTTTATTCACACCTACCATTCTCTAAACTTCCTAGGAACACTTCTGTCAGTTCAGTGGATTCGTGGTATCTACCATGACAAAGTTCATTGGCCCACCCAGACATGTTTAAAATCTTGGAAGTAGTTATGGATAGGTCCAGAAGGACTCGTCAATATATGGCCATTATGAGAGAGGAGGTCGAGCCGGCACCTAcctaaattttaaatgtgtaacATAACACAAGGCGgtggaaatatattttttgttttttcatagaAGAAACGTTTATGTTAAAGTGTAACATGTTACCAATCTTGCTGACAAAGCTAAGTTTATGAAAATTCTTGTGCTTCCCTCATTACATGGATTATTtaatacaacttcttcttctttcactttgCATACCATTATCACAACCagttgtaattttcaattacaaatatattaaatCTTTGACACAAATGCAATAAGCCAATTTTATAAAGGGTTAGGGATGTCAGAAACGAAGAATTAATCACAGAATTGCAGACACATGGATCTATTATTGGGTTTAAAAAAGACAGGATGACATATGCATTTATATTTCAATGCATTTGAGCCTATcttcttagaaaaaataattatggtcTTTGAACCATAATTCCATGAATTATTGAGTTGT
The Quercus lobata isolate SW786 chromosome 10, ValleyOak3.0 Primary Assembly, whole genome shotgun sequence DNA segment above includes these coding regions:
- the LOC115965678 gene encoding uncharacterized protein LOC115965678 isoform X1, with amino-acid sequence MYVGVSRRLCQIQRQLQLHTMSSHEGPSETLKRKIAELKKMRKSKKNLKIKKDQFIVEVPESKSYLDTASLPMILTVVGVGLFTKLLMMHDDSRSQELIERKIKNAPAGQGTVRMLSCEEWEEIREVRPRTPFESKLARPNARIRTGEQLHKEDLKDWTIDVLTDALTRVEETARQSSK
- the LOC115965678 gene encoding uncharacterized protein LOC115965678 isoform X2, with product MSSHEGPSETLKRKIAELKKMRKSKKNLKIKKDQFIVEVPESKSYLDTASLPMILTVVGVGLFTKLLMMHDDSRSQELIERKIKNAPAGQGTVRMLSCEEWEEIREVRPRTPFESKLARPNARIRTGEQLHKEDLKDWTIDVLTDALTRVEETARQSSK